The proteins below come from a single Miscanthus floridulus cultivar M001 chromosome 1, ASM1932011v1, whole genome shotgun sequence genomic window:
- the LOC136472237 gene encoding uncharacterized protein isoform X2, with amino-acid sequence MDLLHVTTKDKLPLGNRPFPAPPYPPLTPTYKTTLPPARPPLKPSIPSTTTSPATLVFLTSHSAGMASFAVATIPSLAAPAAKKRSGGVTYVEGMNAYSGLKGLNKVNMLGVRKTADYSFAKIVASLSPAAGNKRRGGGAFGAQMNAATEIFRIAVTMNGLVLVGVAVGFVLLRVEATVEEAE; translated from the exons ATGGACCTCCTCCATGTCACCACCAAGGATAAACTCCCCCTTGGCAACCGTCCATTCCCCGCCCCGCCTTATCCTCCCCTCACCCCCACGTACAAAACCACGCTCCCTCCCGCCCGCCCGCCGCTCAAGCCATCCATCCCGTCCACCACCACCTCGCCGGCCACACTCGTCTTTCTCACGAGCCACAG CGCAGGGATGGCGTCGTTCGCCGTGGCGACGATCCCGTCgctggcggcgccggcggccaaGAAGAGGTCCGGCGGCGTCACGTACGTGGAGGGCATGAACGCCTACAGCGGCCTCAAGGGGCTCAACAAGGTGAACATGCTCGGGGTGCGCAAGACCGCCGACTACTCCTTCGCCAAGATCGTGGCGTCGCTCAGCCCCGCCGCGGGCAAcaagcggcgcggcggcggcgcgtttGGCGCCCAGATGAACGCCGCCACGGAGATCTTCAGGATCGCCGTCACCATGAACGGCCTCGTGCTCGTCGGCGTCGCCGTCGGGTTCGTGCTGCTCCGGGTGGAGGCCACCGTCGAGGAGGCCGAGTAG
- the LOC136472237 gene encoding uncharacterized protein isoform X3, protein MASFAVATIPSLAAPAAKKRSGGVTYVEGMNAYSGLKGLNKVNMLGVRKTADYSFAKIVASLSPAAGNKRRGGGAFGAQMNAATEIFRIAVTMNGLVLVGVAVGFVLLRVEATVEEAE, encoded by the coding sequence ATGGCGTCGTTCGCCGTGGCGACGATCCCGTCgctggcggcgccggcggccaaGAAGAGGTCCGGCGGCGTCACGTACGTGGAGGGCATGAACGCCTACAGCGGCCTCAAGGGGCTCAACAAGGTGAACATGCTCGGGGTGCGCAAGACCGCCGACTACTCCTTCGCCAAGATCGTGGCGTCGCTCAGCCCCGCCGCGGGCAAcaagcggcgcggcggcggcgcgtttGGCGCCCAGATGAACGCCGCCACGGAGATCTTCAGGATCGCCGTCACCATGAACGGCCTCGTGCTCGTCGGCGTCGCCGTCGGGTTCGTGCTGCTCCGGGTGGAGGCCACCGTCGAGGAGGCCGAGTAG
- the LOC136472237 gene encoding uncharacterized protein isoform X1, which produces MDLLHVTTKDKLPLGNRPFPAPPYPPLTPTYKTTLPPARPPLKPSIPSTTTSPATLVFLTSHSPHSAGMASFAVATIPSLAAPAAKKRSGGVTYVEGMNAYSGLKGLNKVNMLGVRKTADYSFAKIVASLSPAAGNKRRGGGAFGAQMNAATEIFRIAVTMNGLVLVGVAVGFVLLRVEATVEEAE; this is translated from the exons ATGGACCTCCTCCATGTCACCACCAAGGATAAACTCCCCCTTGGCAACCGTCCATTCCCCGCCCCGCCTTATCCTCCCCTCACCCCCACGTACAAAACCACGCTCCCTCCCGCCCGCCCGCCGCTCAAGCCATCCATCCCGTCCACCACCACCTCGCCGGCCACACTCGTCTTTCTCACGAGCCACAG TCCACACAGCGCAGGGATGGCGTCGTTCGCCGTGGCGACGATCCCGTCgctggcggcgccggcggccaaGAAGAGGTCCGGCGGCGTCACGTACGTGGAGGGCATGAACGCCTACAGCGGCCTCAAGGGGCTCAACAAGGTGAACATGCTCGGGGTGCGCAAGACCGCCGACTACTCCTTCGCCAAGATCGTGGCGTCGCTCAGCCCCGCCGCGGGCAAcaagcggcgcggcggcggcgcgtttGGCGCCCAGATGAACGCCGCCACGGAGATCTTCAGGATCGCCGTCACCATGAACGGCCTCGTGCTCGTCGGCGTCGCCGTCGGGTTCGTGCTGCTCCGGGTGGAGGCCACCGTCGAGGAGGCCGAGTAG